ccccctgctgcacttgccttctcttggaatcccctccgttacccccAAGGACCAGCAGTTATATTTCCTTTGcactacatgtcctgcccaagcccatttctttctcttgatttcgactggggtgtcactaacccgtgtttgtttcctcacccactacGCGCGCTTTCGGTCTCGGGGCATTTAATTTAATATGTTGATCACTTCGATGTATTTAAACTATTCATTCTTCAATCAGTCTACGAATCTGCGAGAAGTATAAAATGCAGAGGAGGAGCGTTTCTTATCCTGATCTGAATGTAAAAGCGTAAAAACGCCTCCCCATCCTTTGCCACTTGGAAAGCTGCCATTTGGGGCCATTACCCCCGTCGAGAGGTGCTTCTTGCCAGCTGGGCCGTCACTGCTGCCCAGGCCATTGAACCTCTGAACTATGGGGCCCATACTAAACGTTTATTTCCATACAGATGCTTAAAACAATGACAACTAGGTACATTCATTGTGTTTCATAACTTCGGATCAATAGAGAACAGAAAACTATTTCCGCACATGTTTTCCTTTTAAACTGTTATCACCTTGTGGAGTATGCTGTGGGGCTTTTGTCAAGCTGACTTTTTGTCGCTGCATTCACCCACAACCTGCTACATCGTTGTGACAGGAGTTACACTATTGTAAATATTTGTAATATTGTCCCCATTATCATCTTCGTTAAGCCTACTGGCGCTGATGTTTCGCATTTCTTGGAGAAAGACTCGTGACGAGTCGAGTTTAGCTCTCATGTATCTAGTCTTCTTTTTTGTATCGGTCCATTGGCACGGACCTTAAATGCGTCCACCCCGATTCCCCGGGAATGTACAGAGTTGAACACAGTTACGTAACGTGTTAAACAGCGAGAGGCAGCAAGACACTTCAAGTGAAAGTATCTTACTTCCATTGCAACTGCTTACAATGAGGTGACTGCACAGCCAGCGAAAATGGCCCTTCCGTGGGCACGCATTAAAAAACTATAAACAAGACGACCAACCTGAATCGTAATGCAAAACCGACAACTCGAACAGTGGTTCATATAAGTACGGGAGCATGTAAAGCTTATGCGGACGCATCGCTCACAGAAAAGGGCCGAAGGACGACGGCCATTAGCCCTACGCATTCTgtgttttttctctttatttcgctcaattgtacgcccaccctgcttggacttagtgtccgcagtatttcataaatagAATAAATAAAAGTAATTACACATCAAAATACGTCTCTGAACATCCGGACCCGTTTGAGACGGTGCTGGACGCTATTTGTGATGTGATGGAGTGTATAAATAACATAGCGTCTGCAAGAGAAGCCCGTATCTACTCGGACTCCTTAGCTGCTTTTAAAATCAAAAGAGTGACAAAGACACTAAACATAACTGAGGAGATACGTGCCGTCAAAACTAAAATAATGAAATGCCTCCAGATACATTgcacagaagaaaatactcagAATGTTGACCAGAGGAAAGCAGACGCCCTTACACACCAATCGCCAAAATACGAATTCTTCCAGCACAAGCCACCTTTTTGATCTCCGCTGCACTTTGTTATCCTCTATAAGGAGAGGTACACGTGCCCTAATTCTTCCGTGCAGTTACCCTCTCCTTCATAATTTAACGAGATTTAAGAAGGCGCCCCTTAGAGCGATAAGAGCTAGGACCACCCTTACCCTGCTGATGACGTTCCGATGTGGCTGTCAGGAATATGCACTGCCCCGCACGTGTCCcaagtcttccgtcatccactgATGTGCATATTCGCCACATTTTGTGGGCGTGCCTAGGAACGAAGGGCTTAAGAATAAGACGATATGGAAGTTGGACTTGCGGCTTCAAGAGAGGAACGATTTCCTTGTGGCTAACAGACAACGCTAAGAGGAGGAGCCTGCTCACGTTTCTGGAAACGGAAAGCCTTCAGACCTACTCTAGCTGTCGAAATTCCCTTTTTATGCCACATGATAAGTATTCGAATAAAAGTAAATGCATTGAGACAGGTTTTAAGCAGCCCATTGTCATCGCTTTTCACTAAAATTAGagcgaaagaaaaggaagaagagccCGCCAAGCCGCGCAGCTCGCTGCCAGAAGGCCGCGGGGTCATGGACGCCTGGAGGATCTGAACCGGTGAGTGCCTTCTAGAAGTTTTCACTCCAGTATCATGTGTGGTTACAAGTGCTCCGGGTCTGTACGAGTGAACAAGAAGTATCTGAGTGGCATGGGTGGTTTAGATGCCGCTTTTTTTTAAAACCGTGTGATAGGTACATGCTTGTCCTGTTGTGTTGAGATAGGCTAAAAAAAGATGCTTAGCCCGTTTTAGTATCTTACTACACAGCCAAGATCGATCCGTTCAGCCGATCTTCTATTTTTGAAGCTCTTGCGTCCAGTGCTAAAAGCACAACCTTGCGGTTTCGTTTCCCGCATACATGCATGATAAAGCTTTGCATCCAAAAACAGTGCAGTTTACATAGCATGCCCGGTGACGTAGGGGTGGAAACGTTTCTGTAATCTTAACACTCCATATTTAAGCGCACTGCGGTTTTGTACCACCGTATATTTATGTAGAGGCGGTGTTTATACACCATAAACATTGGCTCATTCATGCTAAAACACATGGCCGTTGGTCATTTTTGTCAGATTGCCTTTTTGTGACATCAAGCACTATAGTCCTAAATCCTGATTTTACAGCCTGTCAAGCTGCACCGAAAATGGGATGACATTATATTGTTCTAAGAACTGCTGTTTTGGACAAATTGATGATATAATGTCAGCAGAAAAGCCAGATCCGTGCAAAATGTGATGGTGCCAACATGGCGAAAGAAGCGTTGATCAAGATTACAAGAAAAAAGACCCTAGATATTTAATTGTTTCTTTGCTACCATGGTAGTTGAAAGAAATCGCATATCTCAATTTTTCTCCATCTTTCGTTGTCATTATGTTTTGCTAGTAAAAAGCAGTATTTAGTATTTTAATCCAACATAAATGGCTACGAATATCCGCAGCTCTTAATAACTTTACTAACTCAAGCTGGCATGTTTAGCCGTGTAAAATTCAGGTGGTATCAACATAAGGGCTTGGAATACGCATAACGTGAgtgcagaaatttttttctttttttaacgatCAATATGAGGTGCATACGCAGGTTAAAGTGGCTTAACGAAACCTCACCAGTACCGACGTCAAGCTTAGACTTTTTTCATGCACAGCCAATGAATGGCACATTGATGGGAAATATTTTATACGGGATTAGCAGCCGGATACAACCTTTTTAGAAGGCAATGAGCCTGAGAGGTTACGTTCTCTGTGATGCTTTGTAGCATCGTCAGGGTTCTCAATCTACCGAAGGTGACAGGGAATTCTGTTCCCAATCCCTTCGAGGCTGAGGAGTTCCAAAAGCGCTACAGGAGCCTTATTGCGCTCCTTTTCAAACCAGTTGGGTTTAAAGCTTTGACAAAGGTTGTTCGACACATAACATACAAACTTATGGAGTCAAATGTCTACAGCGGCAGCTCTTAAGGAGACGTCGTTTCTTGACGTTCTGTGTTGTCGGTGTCACTGTAGCACTGCTTAAGTTGATAGGCCAGAATTACGAGCGAAGTTACGACACATGTACTGTCTATGAAAGGAAGAAACTAAATATTATTCGCCAATACTATATTCACAACCTTGCACTGCAGTCGCTGAATCTTGCCTTGCCTAATGGCAACCGTCctatgattttttcttttttgtgaagAGAGACAAGGAACCTGCTGTCTTATTTGCAAAGATCAGAACTTAGATATTTACTTGCGTCCGTACCTTTCAGCGCCGCGGGGCCAGGAGGCCGGGGTGACGGCCTGGCCATGGCAGGCAAGGCCAGTGCCTTGGCGCCTGTCAGGGACAAGGCGTTCCTGACCTCTGTGTTCGAGTCCATGGATCGCGATCGCACCGGGGTGATCAACGCGACAGAGCTCCAGCGTGCACTTGCCAACGGCACGTGGAAGCCCTTTGGCGAAGACCTCGTCATGCTCATGGTGAAGATTTTCGACCGCGAGTTCACAGGCAAAATCAACTTCGAACAGTTCAGCACGCTCTGGGCGAACATCACAGACTGGTACAACAGCTTCAAGAAGTGAGCTCCCACCGTATTTAGTTTTTCGCTCGTAAAAGCGACGTCATAAACGAGGTCTTGTCTGTACACATTGTGCCCTGCATATCTGAACAGATAGTTCGTGTAGATCAATCTAATAAAATATTACGGAGCAACTGCTGGTTACTAAAACCATTTTAAATCTCTCGACTGACTGAAATAAATCCACATGCTTTTGTTTGTAAAGCAAATATTTTATGGAAGCTGTCTATCGGTTAGCGATTCAGCTCATATATCTAGGTATTTTTTAGATTTGGTACGAGCGATAAAACAAGAACTTTTCAGTTGCTCACTTAGTTTAAATAAAAAATACACGGGACATTTATCTGTTCAGTGGAAGTTCCTTTCAATAGAGAAAATATTTCTGGCGCATTGTGTCGAAGTTATTTACTATAAAAATTGATGCAAAGAAAAACCTAAAGTGTACCAACCATTTTTAAAGTTTTGATTTTGTATGCTACGAGACTGCATATAGCCTATGTGATTTTGTTATGTAGGTAATTACCGAAACAAAATTGGCCTAAACAAGAACAAGAGGAAAGGTCAGCTCATGAATTGTTTGTGTTGAAGTTGAAAAGTTATACACACATGAATAAATCTTCGGAACTGTTACTTATTCTAGACAGGAAACGGGAAGGAATTCGAGACCGATCGATCTAGAATAGTACTCCGGTGTCCATCATCCGAGGTGATGTTTGAGCTGCTTGTACCTCTCTATTTATTCAAAAACACACACTTAAAGGTACCTGAAAACTGAATTATGCATCTTGAAATGAAAACTGAATTATGCATCTGCCCTCACGCGCGCGCTGTCAGGGCGCTGGCACACGAGGAGAAAGCAATGAAGTTATGACTGCGAGTTCTCTCAATATGGCCAAGAAGTatttgcaactgggcttgttggtgcgtattcgtaaaagacatgagagcgcaaaaatggcaacatgGACGAgtaaggaaacaggacgagcgctcgtcctgttcccttactcgttcCTGTTGCCATTTTTTCGCTCTCACGTCTTTCACGAAGTTCTCTCAATGTCGGTTGTTTCACATGCCGCCAAGAACTATCAGCGCTCTGCATCTGTGATGATAGTGGGAAAAATCAACGTTCTAAAACGGATTAATCGAACCAGTTGATACCCGCAGCAAAAATGAGTACGAATAGTGGAAACATCAACATGACACTAAGTCGTCTCAGGCTGCTCGTCAGGCACCTTCCATAAAAGTTCTCCGTCGTCCACGCCACGAATATTCCTAAACTTTGTCTCGCTTAAATAGCTACCACTGCAATAAAAGAATGCAAGATGTGTTCTAGTTATGAGGAGTGGTGAAAATGCGGTATTGTTGGAAATGATGAGAACTGTGATGCGATCAAGCCTTCTGCCCACATCCATACAAGACCTCTGTACAGTCTAGTTCACCTCTCCTGCTTGTCCGCTCACATTGCTACTCAAGCCACGGCGAGAAGCAACCTTGTTTTTATATTAAAGTGGCATGACACTGGTTGCACTAATGCTGCCATAGGAGTAGACCCCTCTTATTAAAAGATGCTCCAAAATTACATGGCGCAGTTCATTGCGACCTGGTCGCGAATCAGCGTAATCTAACGATACCGTTGGAGTAGGTCTCTATTGTAGCCCCACGCTCGTTAATTGGAACTCTATTATCTTGCTGTTAGTACAACAAAAAAGCCGAACATCGCACAAATGGCAGGCGCTACACTGCTAAACCTTGGCGAACGCACATGCACAACAACGGAACCATTTCTTCCTGCTATACATTGTTGGTTTTACTATCTCTCATTACAACAGCGGGAAGAAGTCACACACATTGCGCACGCATGAGATTTAGGGTGGATCAGTTATGGTTTTGTGAAACGCCGCAGGGTCGATCGCGCAAACTGTGGACGGCTGGACAAGACGGATCTGCAGACGGTCTTTGCCAACATGGGACACCAGCTCTCGCTGGCTGTGTGCCACATGATGATCCGCCGCTTCGACCAGCTCGGTGACAACAAGATTATGATGGACGACTACCTGCGCATGTGCGTCATCTTACACATTGCCAATGAGGAGTACAAAAAGATTAATCCAGAGAAGACGGGCAGTGCCAAGCTTACCTACGACGATTTTCTTTGCAACACTTTTGAAATGTGGAAGTGATCTCACTGGCAGCATTTGAGACGACGGGCGAATTAAAACTTTGCCACGTGTGTCCTCTTGCCTCTGAAAAGACGGCAGTGGGGAAGAAAATCGCCCTGATTTGTTTCCGCAACTGGAACGTTTCAACATTGTATTTGTATTTCATTGTCTCGGGCTTCAGTACTACGCCGTAACGACATTATTTCACTGATGCACGTATGCGAATAAGCCTTCCCGCTATAAGGTGGCAGTTTTGGCTTGTTGGCAGCACATGACATACAAAATGCTTGTTTCCTTGCTTTTCCGTGTGTGCTGTGGCGCTATTTTGTATATCACGTGTTTTGTATGTCTTCCGTCAATAATATGCAGCCCGGAAGAACATTTTTTAAATCAATACGAACTGCACGCGCGTAAGAGAATCATAAGTGTAGATAAGCAATATATGGTATATAATATGAGGACTAAGGCTATTTATGTTCTAATACGCTTCCAAAAACTATAATTCTAAACGAAATGCCTCCAGGAGTTCTCATGTTCTTGTGACCTAAATCTAGAATTCATGTGGGACAGAAGGAAAATTTCTCGCTGTTATTTACATgttttaccatttttttttctctcagcatTCATTTGCGAGAAATGAAGCCATGAAAATAGAGTAAGCAACCACTTTAGCGCATTCAGGGTATTTTGAATACTCGTGAGACGGAATGAACACAATTTATCACGAATACATGGATTAATTAGTGAGGCATAACTGATCTACTGTTTTCATAACTAATCTATAAAGTATCGATGAAGTGGCTCCGAGAAGTCGGCTATGTTAAAGAGAAGTTCGCCATTCTAAAAGCATGGCTGTTCTAATACACACTCTTGTTACCAAACCTGCTACGTCTAACCGCGGCAAAATTACTTCACAACAATTTCAACAACACTAAATTTTACCTATAGTTGAAGCGATTTTCAGCATATAAACAACCATTGTGCTCGCATCCTATTTTAAGTGGCAGGCTGGCGTGGTAGCGTAATCTCTTACAAGGGTTTACCTGTGACGCTCCAATGCCAAAACATcgacatgaataaaaaaaaaatgccgcgaaGTCCCGTAGATAGGAGTAGCATGAGTACTAGGCTATTAGGAGTGGAGGAAAGTATTTCTCGCTTTGCTAAGGATGTTTACAATCGCACGCGCCTTCACTGCTAGGCTGCGTCCATGTAACCTCTTAAAACTGTTCTGCATTTTCTGTTTATGACTGCCGGAGAGATTTTTTAATATAAACTAATTTGATGCGCACCGAATCTACCACCACCCCTAGCGCATTGAGATTCCTTTATGATAAACTTTACTGGACTATCAAAGCCTGCAGTGTGCTTGCTGCGTGAGTTGAATGGGTTAATAACttcttttgttgcatttttttcgtTCAGTTCTCACGAGCGCGCTTTCGTATCAAAATTAAAGACCACGGAACATGTCTCTTATCATTGGCCCTTTCTTCTTTACTCACTAAGAAGGCATTGTCGATATCCTGTTGGCGCACACGAAAGCTTTATTAGTAAAAACTGCTTGTAAAGAATTTAAATGGGAGAGCTAAACCGACTGTCAGATGATTCAATTGCCTGAAACAATGTGTGGCTTGTATTATTTTCCTGCCTGAGCAGCCTGTAATCATGAATAGAAGCACACATATAATGCTGTGGGTTGGTAGCTGCTCGTGCATGCTGGAAAGTCTGGAAGTTTCAGCGAATGCTTGTAAACAGAGCCAAAGCAAATTTTCTTCGTTTCAGGACTAACGACTACTTTTGCTCGCTAGAGATGACGTCTGGGCAGCAAACAGCCCGACTGACGCAAGAAGAAGCCCTGTGCAAATGTGAAAGACTAAGTGGTTATTCTCCGCTAGCAAACTGCAGATAGGAAGGTTGAATGTGATTTCCAGACCCCGTGATTTTCAGCGTCAGAAGCctcataaataaaaaaagctgGGTCCATTTGTCCCATCACACATTCCAGAATCCGATATAATGTAACCAGACCGGAAGTGAAAGTGAACCAAACTTTAGAGGACATCACGGCAGGTTCTATTGCTATTGCATTCCAGACACACAATACAATTAGCTGTCAGTGAGATATTTACAGTTGCTCCTCGCTTCATCTGCTTCGCTGTAGCCACCAACATTAAGGGCAAGTGTGCTGCCTGTGAACTCTGGCTTTGTGTATGCAGttagtgaagaaaaaaaggataCTTGACAAGGTTTTTCATGAAAAGAACGTTCTGGACCTCTGTGCGCACACCGTAGACTGTGCTGTAAGAAAGGGTTATTTCTATTGAATCGATCGCCAGGCTGTACTGCGTATATGTATACGACGCTTTTCGAGACGTGTTGGTGGTTAGTGGCTGATTACTTAAGAATATGCGCAATTATCTTTTGTTGTTCGAAGTTTGCGGGTTATGCTGCCCGTAAGCAAAGCGGCGCCAAACGGGCCTACCTCTTGCGCTGCTTGACAACAAAAGAAAATCACTTGTAAAATGCTGGTTCGATGATTGTATATAAGAGGTGCAACGTCCAGGTGTCGTTACTGCAAAGAAAAGTGCGTATTCCGCACTAATACAAGAGCGAGAAGAAATTAAGTTTCTCGAGGCTGCGAAGATATTTGCGTAGAAGGATGAACTGCCAGGTTAGTAACCTTTTCGGGTAGGATGCCGTTGTAGGGCTGCATCTAGTTATACAGCCAATAAAAGCTTGCTGCAGAAGCCTGTGACTATAAAACAGAAAGACGTTGGAGGAGCTTGGCAACACGGTTGGTAGAACGCGAAAGGTCAACACAAGCATATTGGATGCGTCGTATATTAAACCACGTATTCGGAACTGTGCATAAGGTGTGGCGGTGGTCTAGTAAAAACAAAAATCTCGACCGTCTAGTGAACAACGCGTGACATAAGACCGCCGAAAGCCACTACACCTTAGTGACCACCGGCCATGAGGTAAAACGGATGTAACCGCTATCCAGCATAAAGCTGCGGGTAGGAGACATGCCGATTGCGCTACGCCGTCTGTGAAGGTGTAACTCTGCAAGCGGCCAGACCGCCGTAAGGGGCCACCGGAAAGggaggagggggagagggggCATGAAGAGAAGACGTTCGCAATCTCTCGAGAACATATAATCTATGAGTGCAATCGCCGATGAATGAATGGTATTAAAACGTGATTCTGTACGTAACTATCGTGCATTGTTCGTATTAGCGCCCGTGTTCTCCACTGatttttttaacgtttacagTTTTGGCTTACAAACTGTGAGATATTTCGGTGAGGTATCTGCAGACGAATCATTGCAGACGAATCGCACAGAATTGCTGATAAGAGATAGGTAATATACTTTAATCATTACAGAACTAATGAGCCAACATTAGGTATTATGCTTTTAAAATTTTTGCTTTGTCCGCGATTATATTGCGAAATCGAAGGCGCTGAACAGTGAAGTCTTGTCTAGTATTTAGACCTTCAGGATCGGCACTTTGAATGAAAATATCGAATGTCAAACGTATGATTTTTGAAAGCTCGTTATGTTTGCTTTCCCTCGTTGATTATTGATAAAATTACGTCATTTGGCGTAGTATAGTCGCGGAAACAACTTCTGCTACATCGCTAACTACACAGTCTGGATGAATTTTTCTGCTGTTAGGATCTGCACctaaccctggccaatcccccatcgtaAGTATGTGCCATCGTTTCAGAAGCAACATCAACCTGGCTCTTTTTTTGCTGAATTATAAGTGCCAGCAACGTCATTTTATAGATGTGCAAGGCAGCGAAGCCCACTCAACGAGCCTTGAAAATCGTTTGCTTGACGCTTGATATTTCGAACCAAAATGGAcactctgaaaaataaaaaattcttgTTCTCGCCTTAGGTGTTGACGGCTTTTCATTTCGCATATATTCTTGCACCCTAAAATTCAatagaagtttttcagttaattGTTGTAATTACTCTGCTATTAATCCAAATCTATCACGTAGCATAATGTCCACAGAGCTTTACAGTCCAGCTGCACAGACCGCATGGACGTAGCGCTGCGGTTTTTATAAAATAAAGATCTGTAAACGTTGAAAAACATCACTCTGTGTAAACCTTACTCGCAAGGATATCTGCTCTGGAACACTACTAAATAGAGTCGAGATCAGCGAATAAAAAAGGAAACATTTCTCCTACACGTGACCATCAGTATAAAAGAGTGTGCCG
The Amblyomma americanum isolate KBUSLIRL-KWMA chromosome 3, ASM5285725v1, whole genome shotgun sequence genome window above contains:
- the LOC144123150 gene encoding programmed cell death protein 6-like, translating into MAGKASALAPVRDKAFLTSVFESMDRDRTGVINATELQRALANGTWKPFGEDLVMLMVKIFDREFTGKINFEQFSTLWANITDWYNSFKKVDRANCGRLDKTDLQTVFANMGHQLSLAVCHMMIRRFDQLGDNKIMMDDYLRMCVILHIANEEYKKINPEKTGSAKLTYDDFLCNTFEMWK